In the genome of Etheostoma cragini isolate CJK2018 chromosome 5, CSU_Ecrag_1.0, whole genome shotgun sequence, the window CTGATGATGTCTGAGTGACAAGGCTGGCTGGGAAAGATATTAATATTGACTGTTCAACATCCAGCATCCTAATCATGTGAGGGATTGTATGGCGGGGtagaaaaaacatctttgttctTAGTGTTTTATCTACATTGTTGGgttctttaaatgaataattaaattatattttcactTGGAGTCCCCAATACCATGCAGtctagagctgaaacaattagcaGAATAATCAACAAATTAATTAACTTCCTCTTAATGGATAGTGTGATCCATGTCAGAACAAAACCTGTTGTTtcatattgtgcagctctaCTTGTGGAAAATTGACTAATGGAATTCTTGGCTTCATTTATCAGACACTCTGGAGATCTTAGAAAAAGCAAATACTCACAATCACTGGAGTTGGGGAGGCAGACTTGTTGGCAGGGCTTGAGTTCTCTGAGTTCTTGGTCACCTTGCTGtccaaaatgttctttttgaccACCTTGAATTCGCGGTGCTTGCCCTGGACGTAGCCATTCTTGAGGGAGATGAGGATGGGGTCTCCATTCTTGCCATCAAACCACTCCTCGGCCTCCAGTGCAGGGTCTGGTCCAGATGTGTCTGGGTACAAATCGTCCTGGAACAGGTCCGACTGACGGGGAAGGACAAAGCGACAAGCTGTGAGGAAAACTCTGTAACGAGCACATTATAAGACAAGGCCTCACTCGGCTGCCTGCGACTCAACATGAGGTCTGATGGCGTTGTGCATTTAGGACGAGGACTCACCTTTCTTGGTACAGTCATCACGATGGGCTCACACTTCCTTTCATGCAGTTTATAGAACCTGACAATACAAATTCAGAACAATTACCCATAACTCAATTCATTATGAAACAGTTTACTGTGGACTGCCCCAATAGAGATTCATAGTTATGTCACAATCATGTTCTGCCTCCAAGTGGTTAAGATAGGAACTCCACATTATCTCTGACTGACCAAAATCAAAATTCAAACCAAATTTGGTGTTAGATATGATGATTAACCATCCAACTTAGCATACCTCGCAATTTCGCACTTATTGACATCAAGTCCCCTCTTGGGCATGTAGCCCATGCCCCTCTGGGGCTCCTTTGTGGCAAAGGTGCTGAGGAAGTGAACATACGGAGCCTCGTCTGTGATTTCAAAGTAACGGATGCTGCTGTCACCCTGTCGAGAAATAAAGAAgggttttatttctgttttcagaAATGTGAAAATTAGACTATCGAGGGCTCAAAAAGGGAACTTACCTTCCCACAGAGGTAAACAATGCTGGTGTCTGGGTCATAGAAGGGCAAGAGCACGCCGTTGCTGGTGTCCATTTCATTAACAGTCATGGGCTCCTCCATGTTatcctgaaggaaaaaaaattaaaacacatgatACTTGATGAGTCAGTAGTTCTGTTGGAGAGACCAAGAATACAGAAACAGTGCAAAGACATAAGGTAATAGCCTTCAAAAAACAGGATCGAGTTGTTGTTAGCCTTTACGGTTGTCCTATTAATAGCTGTGAATATGTAGCAGATTTCTTAGTACTAAAGTTGGGAATATggtgtttatttttcatgtgtACCTTAATCATTTCCATACAGTACACTTTAATCAATCTAAAGACTGTGGTAGAAATGTGGTAGatttacatttcacattaaGTGATTATATAATAGAGTAAAATGTAGAACCAATGAAGTGCAATCATCATACATGAAGCAGCTTACCGTGTTCCAGAGGGCGAGCTGTCTCTCACTCATGCGACTGAAGCCTGTGGTCAGGACGTTGCCATCAGCCAGGAAAATGGCCCTCATGGGTCGGGCGCCCTCATGtgccttctccttctcctgtgaAGTGTAGTTTACAGGTCAAGACATGTGCCCTAGTCACTATTTCCTGGgtgatttattattttgccaACTTTTACAGTTTTCCTTAGTCAAAGCTCTACTTTGAATGAAATGGTTTGTGTCGCCACTTATCTTAGATTAAGCTTAATTGTTTTCACTTGTTTGATCCTAGGGTCAGAGTCTGCTATGCTGTAATGAACCTAAATCCAGTGATAGTTCAGTGTCATACTCAATTTTAAGCGAACAAGGTTGCTGAATCCACGCCTTCATACTGAAGCAGTCCAACTACCTACAACCCCATCTTGCTGCACCAAATTCAATATTAACCTCTCATATACTACAACGGaatataaaaagagaaaattggaCAACAAAGAAATCTTTGAAAACTGCTTACAGCAACAATCGCCTCCTTGCGGGGATCGATGACACGGATGGTCTTGTCCTTGCAGGCAGTGCAGATAAGGCTGCCGTTGCGGTTCCAGGTCACGTTGAAAATGACATCAGGGTGCATGTCCTCCAGGCGGATCATAGCCTCTCCTGTGCCCACGTTCCAGATGTAGATCTGGTTGTCACAACCTGACAAGAGCAGAGTAAAGGTGAGCAGGACAGCGGCACATTCAAGTCAGACGCAATAGTCTGTCTTTGAGGCAGCTCCCACTATGATTGCATGTCCAATAGTTTTGTAGATTTAGGGACGGGGAGACATCCATTACCTGCACTAAGAAGGACGTTGCGTGCTGTCGGGTGCCATGTGATGATGCCAACGCGCTTGGAGTGGCCCTCCAGGACCACCAATGGCTCAGACATGGAAGTGACAAGGCCATTCTCAGGGATTTGCCACACCTGTGGGGGGCATGGACAGGATCAAGGTCAGGAACAGACAATAAAGCTTGCTGGAGAGACAATTATTTTTACCCTCGTATTTAACCAAATTATAAATTCTCGAAGATTCAACTGAATCCGTCAACCCCACCCTACCAACTGTATTAATGCACAGATGACTCCAATACATGGTAGTTACAACAAGGAACCTGAGGGAGGCAGCAGTGACTAAGAGTGCAGTTGCCTAAAGCAGCATATGATTTAGTGACAGATGGGATATACAATCATATTAAGCAAAATACAGTGAGGtttgttattacattaaaatagtACAATACAGATccttctaataataataataatcttctAAGTGGCATTTCAAAAAATTAGATTGTATAGGTAATGTCGTTTTACACGGCCGCAGAAATagttttttccacttttcttttACAGACACTTTCCAGTTACTTGTGTCAAAGGGAATTTTTTAGAAAAACCTTAGTATttgcaaacatgttttatgttaagGTGATAAAAAAGTTTTCCAGTTGCTGTCACTTTTATATTCtatcatttcacattttctgtcacatcAAGCCATGTATGAATGAAGCATCCTTTTCCATTGTTAAGCGCTACCTCTGCAGTTTCCATCTGTTCAACCTTACTTCTTAACATGCTAATTTTTGCTTGTTTCAGTATAAAAGAGTTCTGTATGCTTTCGTTTTAAACAGAGACACTAGTTAACATGCAGTGAGTTGAACTTCACTATGAACCTAATGCCATGAGACAGTTAAAAtccattattttttgttaaagaaactcaacattttcacatcatGGTGCATGTCATTACCAGTCTACTGTTATACTGCCCACTTCCCCATGTACTAAACATCACCAAGAGTCAGTTTAGGCTGTGAGCTTTTCCCTCAAAGATCAGATGCTATGAAGAGAGGAACCATTGATGGTTCCTCCAGGGttaaacaggaagtcagcaaTTTCAGGTGAGGAAGTGGTAGCAGCAAAAGTAAACGGGCAGCACACCACTCTCAGCCCTTCAAGGCCCATATAAGGACATATAAAGAAAAGTACAACTACAGTCTCAAAAAAGTCAGTGACCTCAGCTCAATAAACAGCTAAATCATTCCACAGCTCTGATTCCTACAACACATATTTGAGTCTAATCTAATCCAGAGGGTAAGGTCTGCACCCATCCCTGAGTTACAACACCCCAGCCTTCGCAATAAAAGCATGTTGTCTCTTGTTACTTATTAGCTCAATAAATGTCTGTTGCATTTTCCCCAATTAAGAGGTCTGAGTTCAGGTGTAAATAATGTGTCAAACCTTACCATCACTGTGCAGTCCTCAGAGCCGCTGGCGATGACATGATCATTGTGAGGGCACCAGTCAATGTCTAACACCGGCCCTGTGTGACCACACACTGTGGGGTAGGCTTTGTCAATGCGTCCCGTCTGTAAAGACAAAAGATAACCAACACAGAGTAATGAGATTAGTCTTGGTCTGGTCCTGCTCAGAGAACACCGTTTATGCTAGATGAGTGAGGATGTTTTCAAACAGATTAATTACAGTATCATCCCAAATCCCACATGCAGAATTAAGTACACTGACAACTGGTGCTTGAAAATAGTCAAAATTAAATTAGACATAGGCAGAGCACAGAATCAGAACTGAGGGGCAACATGGCAGAATTCACTGGACGTCAATCAAAAAATACACTGATTTTGTTGGTTTTGAGGCAAAACGCTTCGATGtaatacaataatatttttgtgatttgaaAGTCTCTTTAATAAAGTGATGAGGAGTGCATTCAAAGaaaccacaaacacatatgAATAGTTCAAAATGTCCACTTTGTCCACAGTTCAAATACACTCCATCACTGAGGCAAAAAAAGCTAGGGTGTTAACGGTGCTACATCAAGCAAACAGATTAGATTTAGCCCCTACTGGACCACCAACAGTAATTAAGAAAAGTTATTAGTTGTGATGCCATACAGTAGACCAATGCCAAGAGATTCTTAGATTTTCCCATCATCTTCTTACTTTAAAATAGTAACCCTGTATCAAACACTAAACTGTGTCCTTTACATAACCTGCTTATACAACTAATGGACCATGCACACTCACGCACCTCCTAAAATCAGCCTGCCGCTGGCTCTGCGTGTGAGGAGCTGATGAGCCAGGAGAGGCAGGTGCTCTCTCTACATGGCGAGGTGACTTGACAAACCCATGCTGTGGTAAATGGGTGTCTGAGACACACCTAGTCTGTGTTGACTTCATGTACCACCACAAGACTGGAGAGATGATGTCAGTTACTGTGGAAAGAGTCCTGCTGCAGCAGCCCTATTTAAAGCATTATGGCTttccaaatacaaaaaaagaaaagactcactCACTGCCCACAGCTTTTCTGCCATCATACCTTGACAAGAGtcactaaagaaagaaaaactaagaATTGTATATTCAGTAATGTGTAAGAGGTACAACCAAAACGTACTTAAACTTCATGAGAACGTAACTTGAAGCAAGAACTAATTTTGATCCAAACAATAGAtgcaagcatgcatgcacagaGTATGCTTAAGGGATTTACAATGACCGTACATAACATGTTTTTGATCAAAAAAAGCACTACATTTGACATTCATTACAATGTTTCTAGACTGGCCAGATAACCCTTTTCCACTAACTCCAATCCACTGTTTTCTGCAACTGCATGTCACGAAATTGCTTGCTTTTTGAGACTGGCCCGCAAAAAGCAAGGCTACTGGTGTGAGTAAAGTGACAGTCTCAAAATTCCAAAGAGAACCATCTCACcccaaatatgacaatatggCTTATGTAGCCAAATGTGATTTAAAGCTTTCAAACAAGGACACAACTgtcagagagacaaaaacagagtgcAGTAAATGATGTCCTTTGAGCCCCTCAGTGCATTTCACTGTCTGCAGACCAGTATGGCAATGTTCAGACTATCAAAAGA includes:
- the coro1ca gene encoding coronin-1C-A isoform X1 → MAANNDMRRVVRQSKFRHVFGQAVKNDQCYDDIRVSRVTWDSSFCAVNPKFVALIIEASGGGAFLVLPLHKTGRIDKAYPTVCGHTGPVLDIDWCPHNDHVIASGSEDCTVMVWQIPENGLVTSMSEPLVVLEGHSKRVGIITWHPTARNVLLSAGCDNQIYIWNVGTGEAMIRLEDMHPDVIFNVTWNRNGSLICTACKDKTIRVIDPRKEAIVAEKEKAHEGARPMRAIFLADGNVLTTGFSRMSERQLALWNTDNMEEPMTVNEMDTSNGVLLPFYDPDTSIVYLCGKGDSSIRYFEITDEAPYVHFLSTFATKEPQRGMGYMPKRGLDVNKCEIARFYKLHERKCEPIVMTVPRKSDLFQDDLYPDTSGPDPALEAEEWFDGKNGDPILISLKNGYVQGKHREFKVVKKNILDSKVTKNSENSSPANKSASPTPVIKSEAKLEEILKEIKSLKDLVSSQEKRIIKLEDQMSKIAI
- the coro1ca gene encoding coronin-1C-A isoform X2, with the protein product MRRVVRQSKFRHVFGQAVKNDQCYDDIRVSRVTWDSSFCAVNPKFVALIIEASGGGAFLVLPLHKTGRIDKAYPTVCGHTGPVLDIDWCPHNDHVIASGSEDCTVMVWQIPENGLVTSMSEPLVVLEGHSKRVGIITWHPTARNVLLSAGCDNQIYIWNVGTGEAMIRLEDMHPDVIFNVTWNRNGSLICTACKDKTIRVIDPRKEAIVAEKEKAHEGARPMRAIFLADGNVLTTGFSRMSERQLALWNTDNMEEPMTVNEMDTSNGVLLPFYDPDTSIVYLCGKGDSSIRYFEITDEAPYVHFLSTFATKEPQRGMGYMPKRGLDVNKCEIARFYKLHERKCEPIVMTVPRKSDLFQDDLYPDTSGPDPALEAEEWFDGKNGDPILISLKNGYVQGKHREFKVVKKNILDSKVTKNSENSSPANKSASPTPVIKSEAKLEEILKEIKSLKDLVSSQEKRIIKLEDQMSKIAI